The following are from one region of the Paenalkalicoccus suaedae genome:
- a CDS encoding ABC transporter permease/substrate-binding protein — protein MESINTFFDLATTRSDLLLNALWEHVEMSLISLLIAVFIAVPLGIILSHYKKGAEPVIGTTAVLQTIPSLALLGFLIPFVGIGTTPAIVALSAYALMPILRNTYTGINGIDRALLEAARGMGMNATQRLLKIELPLAMPTIMAGIRTGMVLVVGTATLAALVGAGGLGDLIMTGLQRSNNYYILLGAIPAALLALFFDGILRITEKKSSGSTIMPIFVVVIAAILIVATPATLRALDVFDNGGRQQIVIAGKLGAEPEIIINMYKLLIEENTDYEVVLEPGLGSTDIVFQALMNEDIDGYFEFTGTAISELLGVTPTSNEEEDAYIQARDGVYEEYNLVFLEPMDYQNTYAIALTEELADELGVSTIGGLVAYQDQLSAAFTFEFADRNDGYPAIQEVYGLELSNVQTMDAGLRANALVSGDVEVIDAYSTDSYMRRYGLVAMEDDESVFPPFNGAPLFREDVLVEYPEIEDILNQLGGRITEDEMIDMNYLVDEEDEDAATVARNYLESQGLLENVGE, from the coding sequence ATGGAGTCCATTAATACGTTTTTTGATTTAGCAACAACAAGAAGTGACCTATTACTCAACGCACTTTGGGAACACGTGGAGATGTCTTTAATCTCTTTACTCATAGCTGTATTTATTGCGGTACCACTCGGAATTATTTTAAGTCATTATAAAAAAGGTGCCGAACCAGTCATTGGAACGACAGCTGTGTTACAAACAATCCCTAGCCTCGCATTACTCGGATTTTTAATCCCATTTGTAGGTATAGGGACAACACCTGCTATTGTTGCCCTGTCTGCCTATGCGCTTATGCCAATCTTACGCAATACATACACAGGCATAAATGGTATTGACCGAGCCTTGCTAGAAGCGGCTCGCGGGATGGGAATGAATGCGACGCAACGTTTATTAAAAATAGAGCTTCCACTTGCTATGCCTACTATTATGGCAGGTATACGCACGGGCATGGTGCTCGTTGTAGGTACGGCAACACTTGCTGCGTTAGTAGGAGCCGGTGGTCTTGGTGATTTAATTATGACAGGTCTTCAAAGAAGTAATAACTACTATATATTATTAGGTGCGATTCCAGCAGCACTTTTAGCTTTATTCTTTGACGGTATATTACGCATTACAGAAAAAAAGTCGAGTGGCTCAACCATTATGCCAATCTTCGTTGTCGTAATAGCGGCTATATTAATTGTTGCAACTCCAGCTACCTTGCGTGCTTTAGATGTATTTGATAACGGTGGGCGCCAACAAATCGTCATTGCAGGTAAACTAGGTGCAGAGCCAGAGATTATTATTAATATGTATAAACTATTGATTGAAGAAAACACCGACTATGAGGTTGTATTAGAGCCAGGACTCGGGTCAACAGATATCGTCTTTCAAGCGTTAATGAATGAGGATATAGACGGGTACTTTGAATTTACAGGTACCGCGATATCTGAGCTATTAGGTGTCACGCCAACCAGTAATGAAGAAGAGGATGCATATATTCAAGCAAGAGATGGTGTTTATGAGGAATATAACCTTGTGTTTTTAGAACCAATGGACTATCAAAATACGTATGCAATTGCATTAACAGAAGAGCTTGCTGATGAACTAGGCGTATCGACAATAGGAGGTTTAGTTGCCTATCAGGATCAATTATCAGCTGCGTTTACGTTTGAGTTTGCGGATCGTAATGATGGCTATCCTGCTATCCAAGAGGTATACGGATTAGAACTATCTAACGTTCAAACGATGGATGCGGGTCTTCGAGCAAATGCACTAGTTTCAGGAGATGTAGAAGTCATTGATGCGTATTCAACAGATTCGTATATGCGTCGCTATGGACTAGTTGCCATGGAGGATGACGAGAGCGTATTCCCACCGTTTAATGGAGCGCCTTTGTTTAGAGAAGATGTACTTGTGGAATATCCCGAAATAGAAGACATATTAAATCAATTAGGTGGTCGGATCACCGAGGATGAAATGATTGATATGAACTACCTAGTTGATGAAGAAGACGAAGATGCTGCTACTGTAGCAAGAAATTATTTAGAATCGCAAGGATTATTAGAGAACGTTGGCGAATAA